A window from Musa acuminata AAA Group cultivar baxijiao chromosome BXJ3-10, Cavendish_Baxijiao_AAA, whole genome shotgun sequence encodes these proteins:
- the LOC135650920 gene encoding protein IRON-RELATED TRANSCRIPTION FACTOR 2-like — protein MGWPPEDMAAQDLQCEDHFVCCTSKETDVSCQSLGFSSRPLEREIVDQDELHYYTLIAMDSSSSTKKLCHNAYERGRRKKINDLYASLRALLPESDQSRKKNLSIPLTISRVLKYIPELQRQVERLQQRKEDILLALSRPEEQSHCGDIVVYRPMVSAACLSNREVMVQVCLLSSHFSISFSKILRLLKREGLHLVNASTYTTHDGRCFCSLHIEARETFDTECRIFCDTLLKEIKEQAELGSRITWNM, from the exons ATGGGGTGGCCACCGGAAGACATGGCAGCTCAGGATCTCCAGTGCGAGGATCACTTCGTGTGTTGCACCTCAAAGGAAACAGACGTGTCTTGTCAATCCCTTGGCTTCTCTTCCCGTCCGCTAGAACGGGAGATCGTTGACCAGGACGAACTCCACTACTATACCCTCATCGCCATGGACTCTTCAAGTTCCACCAAGAAGCTGTGTCACAACGCCTACGAGCGTGGCCGGAGGAAGAAGATCAACGACCTCTACGCTTCGCTTCGCGCCCTACTCCCCGAGTCGGATCAAAGC AGGAAGAAGAACCTGAGCATTCCACTGACCATTTCCCGAGTCTTGAAGTACATACCGGAGCTGCAACGGCAGGTCGAGCGGCTGCAGCAGCGGAAGGAAGATATCTTGTTGGCGCTGTCGAGGCCGGAAGAACAAAGCCACTGTGGTGACATTGTGGTGTACCGTCCCATGGTGTCAGCCGCCTGTCTAAGTAACAGGGAAGTCATGGTGCAAGTATGCTTGTTGAGTAGCCACTTTTCCATTTCGTTCTCCAAGATCCTGAGACTCCTGAAGAGAGAGGGGCTTCATCTTGTGAATGCATCAACTTACACCACCCATGACGGCAGATGCTTCTGCAGTCTCCACATCGAG GCAAGGGAAACCTTTGATACAGAATGTAGAATCTTCTGTGACACTCTCTTGAAAGAAATTAAGGAGCAAGCAGAACTTGGTTCCAGAATTACTTGGAACATGTAG